The Apium graveolens cultivar Ventura chromosome 11, ASM990537v1, whole genome shotgun sequence genome has a window encoding:
- the LOC141695182 gene encoding uncharacterized protein LOC141695182, producing MADFHMQDMDIFEFMQRVRDHCLTRTPIILMAEDNRTDLVKEALKNGASLVFQKPLAPPDIKYLWQRLWPRILSFPGRQRAATTFTTPKKRLWTNSDDTNGKRRKSPNAQQEAGSSNSSNSWNKHWYYQSPSHQEKLNDGTRHNPNSVCYTLTGVEQIINGLNANNALDETSENVIMSTESDQVVWENGVENEGHQVSTLQKDGYRTDAFQIPNQEASNDLNNALNGTPENVIMNTGGNQVAGENGVQIFMEEGQVNTVQGPASATSPSDSILEGELTLDDISEIWSFINGEDV from the exons ATGGCTGATTTTCACATGCAAGATATGGACATATTTGAGTTTATGCAGCGTGTTCGAGATCATTGCTTGACCAGAACGCCGATTATTT TGATGGCCGAGGATAACCGAACGGACTTGGTAAAGGAGGCTCTTAAAAATGGAGCATCCTTGGTCTTCCAAAAACCACTTGCACCTCCTGACATTAAATACCTATGGCAGCGCCTATGGCCGCGAATTTTAAGTTTTCCCGGGAGACAGCGTGCTGCAACTACTTTCACAACTCCCAAAAAAAGGTTATGGACTAACTCTGATGACACAAATGGAAAAAGAAGAAAGTCCCCAAATGCACAACAAG AAGCTGGTTCAAGCAATTCTTCGAACTCGTGGAATAAGCATTGGTATTACCAATCCCCAAGCCATCAGGAG AAACTTAATGATGGGACGAGGCACAACCCCAACTCTGTTTGCTATACCCTTACCGGTGTTGAACAAATCATAAATGGATTAAACGCAAACAATGCACTGGATGAAACATCTGAAAATGTTATCATGAGCACCGAAAGCGATCAAGTAGTTTGGGAAAATGGAGTTGAGAATGAGGGTCATCAAGTGAGTACCCTGCAGAAAGATGGTTATCGGACAGATGCTTTTCAGATTCCAAATCAAGAAGCATCAAATGATTTGAATAATGCGTTAAATGGGACACCTGAAAATGTTATTATGAACACAGGAGGCAATCAAGTAGCTGGGGAAAATGGAGTTCAAATATTCATGGAAGAGGGTCAAGTGAATACTGTCCAAGGACCTGCTAGTGCTACTAGTCCCAGTGATTCAATACTTGAAGGAGAACTAACTCTCGATGACATTTCTGAAATCTGGAGCTTCATCAATGGAGAAGATGTATAG